The following are encoded in a window of Ferribacterium limneticum genomic DNA:
- a CDS encoding methyltransferase, whose translation MKLVERQQGLDAELLNFHGLWHPQPFREPRPQWCERWPSLFNELMGLPEADIARLNDDSEAALALLARHIPAVSTLSHLADLPVLQGTSLPERSAHWAWEIPGRKREQIEAFAAAAGQGRQPVLDWCGGKGHLGRLLALTWQTPVHTLEINAGLCEAGEGLAQRAGVRQQFVISDALTATDWPQAGQHAVALHACGELHRRLIRDGVDKGVGSFDVAPCCYYRGVAESYQALSANLHLALTRDDTRLAVTETVTSSPRETRQRDRAIAWKLGFDAYRRTVSGDAYRSFKPVPEAWIRAEFADFLARMAERERLPLPSTSVAAEFEARGWQRRNEVMRLSIVRHAFRRAIEVWLALDLACFLNERGYEVGLGSFCDRRLTPRNLLISARLA comes from the coding sequence GTGAAACTAGTCGAGCGCCAGCAAGGGCTGGATGCCGAACTGCTCAACTTTCACGGCCTGTGGCATCCGCAGCCCTTTCGTGAGCCTCGCCCGCAGTGGTGTGAACGCTGGCCGTCGTTGTTCAATGAACTCATGGGGTTGCCCGAAGCCGACATAGCGCGCCTAAACGATGACAGCGAGGCTGCCTTGGCACTGCTCGCCCGCCACATTCCGGCCGTCTCCACGCTTTCCCACTTGGCCGATTTGCCAGTGCTGCAAGGAACATCCTTGCCCGAGCGCAGTGCCCACTGGGCCTGGGAAATCCCTGGGCGCAAGCGCGAGCAGATCGAAGCCTTTGCCGCAGCGGCTGGTCAGGGTCGGCAACCGGTACTCGACTGGTGCGGCGGCAAGGGCCACCTTGGCCGCCTACTGGCACTAACCTGGCAGACGCCAGTGCATACCCTCGAAATCAATGCCGGTTTGTGTGAGGCTGGGGAAGGTCTGGCCCAACGCGCCGGGGTACGGCAGCAATTTGTCATTTCTGATGCGTTGACCGCAACCGACTGGCCGCAGGCCGGCCAGCATGCCGTCGCCCTGCACGCCTGCGGCGAACTGCATCGTCGCTTGATCCGTGATGGTGTCGATAAAGGCGTCGGTAGTTTCGATGTTGCGCCATGCTGTTACTACCGTGGCGTTGCCGAAAGCTATCAGGCGCTGTCGGCCAATCTGCATTTGGCGCTGACGCGCGACGATACCCGTCTGGCCGTGACCGAAACCGTCACCTCGTCGCCGAGGGAAACGCGGCAGCGGGACCGGGCTATTGCCTGGAAGCTCGGTTTCGATGCCTATCGTCGGACGGTGAGTGGCGATGCCTACCGTAGTTTCAAACCGGTGCCCGAAGCCTGGATACGAGCCGAATTTGCCGATTTTCTGGCCAGGATGGCGGAACGGGAGCGCCTGCCTCTGCCATCGACTTCAGTTGCCGCAGAATTCGAAGCCCGCGGCTGGCAGCGGCGTAACGAAGTCATGCGGCTATCCATCGTCCGCCATGCCTTCCGCCGGGCCATCGAAGTCTGGCTCGCCCTCGATCTGGCCTGTTTTCTAAATGAACGCGGCTATGAGGTCGGCCTGGGCAGCTTCTGCGACCGGCGTCTGACGCCGCGCAACCTGCTTATTTCGGCCCGACTAGCCTAG
- a CDS encoding HAD family hydrolase, translating into MFDAVLFDLDGTLADTAPDLGEAVNILLLEEGRPQQSLTALRPYTSQGVRGLLNAGFGIDNSHPSYERLSQRFLEIYAGRLCDATRLFDGIPELLDALEALNLGWGIVTNKRMRFTDPLVELLQLTPRTNCVVSGDTTAEAKPSPLPILHACQLLRCRPERTLYVGDDRRDIVAGNAAGCKTVAVSYGYLGDSGPLHAWGADLIIDHPLELAEYLARLVGPK; encoded by the coding sequence CGACACGGCGCCCGACCTCGGCGAAGCAGTCAATATTTTGCTGCTGGAGGAAGGTCGACCGCAGCAATCCCTGACCGCGCTCAGGCCATATACCTCGCAAGGCGTTCGGGGATTGCTCAACGCGGGCTTCGGTATCGATAACTCGCATCCGAGCTACGAGCGTCTGTCACAGCGTTTTCTTGAGATTTACGCCGGGCGACTGTGCGATGCCACTCGCCTGTTCGACGGCATTCCCGAACTGCTCGATGCGCTGGAAGCCCTGAATCTGGGCTGGGGCATCGTCACCAACAAGCGGATGCGCTTCACCGACCCGCTCGTCGAGTTGCTGCAACTGACACCGCGCACCAACTGCGTCGTCAGCGGCGACACGACGGCCGAGGCGAAGCCTTCGCCCCTGCCTATCCTGCATGCCTGCCAACTGCTCCGCTGCCGACCGGAACGGACGCTTTACGTCGGTGACGACCGGCGCGACATCGTCGCCGGCAACGCCGCCGGCTGCAAGACGGTCGCCGTTTCCTACGGCTATCTTGGCGACAGCGGGCCGCTGCATGCCTGGGGCGCCGACCTGATCATCGACCACCCACTCGAACTGGCCGAATATCTGGCTAGGCTAGTCGGGCCGAAATAA